One Bacteroidota bacterium DNA segment encodes these proteins:
- a CDS encoding tail fiber protein, with amino-acid sequence MGGSGGVPSGVICMWSGTIASIPAGWALCDGTNGTPNLNNYFIKGTTVQANMNTTGGANATTLVAGNIPLLTTSNPTITENLYSGILLWQPGFGGFWAGSGGPAAGVTSTFQHTHTVGNASPTAINTQPQYYVLAFIMKL; translated from the coding sequence ATGGGCGGTTCGGGAGGAGTTCCTTCGGGAGTAATTTGCATGTGGAGTGGAACTATCGCTTCCATTCCCGCAGGTTGGGCTTTATGTGACGGCACTAACGGCACACCCAACTTGAATAACTACTTTATTAAGGGCACAACTGTTCAAGCGAACATGAATACAACCGGAGGAGCAAACGCCACGACTCTTGTTGCAGGTAACATTCCGTTACTTACTACCAGTAATCCGACAATTACTGAGAACCTGTATAGTGGTATTTTGCTATGGCAGCCTGGCTTTGGAGGATTTTGGGCAGGAAGCGGTGGCCCGGCAGCGGGAGTAACCTCTACGTTTCAACATACGCACACTGTAGGAAACGCATCTCCTACAGCAATTAATACTCAACCGCAGTATTATGTTTTGGCATTTATTATGAAATTATAA